In the Trichoderma atroviride chromosome 4, complete sequence genome, TGCGAAGCGATCATGGCCTTCGCATAGCTGTCGTGGTGAATGATATTGGAGCGTAAGTATCATGGTTTTAGCCAATggggaaaaaacaaagccaagAGTGCTAAAATATTCTTTCAGAATCAATGTCGACGCTTCTCTTATCAAAAACACACATCGTCTTACCAAGACGGAAGAAAAAGTCATTGCACTCCAAAACGGATGCATCTGCTGTACACTGAGAGGAGATCTGCTAGAAGAGCTCGTGCGTTTGTCCCAGCTACAGCAGTTCGACTACGTGATCATCGAGAGCAGTGGCATTAGCGAACCGGAACAGGTTGCCGAGACGTTTGACACGCGCTTGGCGGAACAGATGAGTCTCATGACTGAGGGTGAGGGAACGGCTGGCTTGGACAAGGATATGATCAAGGTATTGAACCAATTGTAAGCTTGCGCCTTTCACATCTTTTCTTTGACCCATTCATATACTGATAACCTGTCTATGTAGGAAGCAAGCTGGTGGTCTAGACAAGTTTGCTCGTTTGGATACTACAGTGACGGTCATTGATGCCTTTACTATGCTTAATGACTTTGACACGGCGGATTTATTATCTGGTCGAAGAGACGACGTTACACCAGAAGACGAGAGGACCGTATCGGACCTCATGGTCGATCAGATTGAGTTTGCGGATGTGATTATTCTGAACAAGATTGACATGGTAAGAGTTTGGACATTTGGATTTATTTGATCGAGTGCTAATGGCTGATTAGGTCAATGGTGAAGTCAAGGCCCAAATCCTTGACCTTGTCAAACAGCTAAACCACCGCGCCAAGATCCTCGAGTCCAAGTACGGCAAAGTGGATGTCAAAGAGCTGGTCAACACGGGGCTTTTCAGTCTCGAAATTGCGCAGGCAGGGTATGGCTGGCTGCAGGATTTGCATGCCATGACTGTTCGCGAGGTACGTTTTGCGAATCGTCTCTTATATGTTAGAAAAAGACTAAcctgcatcatctgccatCTAGGTGAATGGCAAGAATGTCGTGACTCCCAAGCCTGAGACGGAAGAGTACAACGTCCAGAGCTTTATTTACACTCGGTATCGACCGTTTCATCCGAGAAAGCTGTATGCTCTACTGTATGATAAATTTATCCTGCAGATGGAGCATcctgatgaggatgaggaagaagacgacgaagaagatggtgaagagcaagaagcatCAGATACCGAGGATGCTGGAATGGTGGACTACGAGGACGTCACAAGCATAAACTCTTCCTCGGGAGACGTGGCCGAGCAACatgcctcttcatctccctctGGTGCCCCTTCAACTCCCGCAACCGCTCCATCGCTTGACGATGACAGCAAAGACAGCAACACCATGGACCTCGACATGGTGACGCCCTCAAATGACGCCATCCTCGCCAACAAGAGGGCTCACCCAACTCTCGCTCGGCTCTTCCGTTCCAAAGGCGAGTATTTCCTCGCGACAAGGCCCCATCGCGCGGGCGAATGGTCTCAAGCGGGGGGCCATGCTCACCCTCACCGGCGGACGATCATGGTTCTGCACTTTGCTGGCAGAAGAATACACCACCGGGAGCGAAGATGTCGATGCCTTGGTCAAGCACGACATTGTTAAGGGAGGGGAGTGGGGAGACAGACGGCAGGAGATTGTGTTTATAGGAGAGGGGCTGGATCACGACGGCTTGGAGGCGATGCTTGATGCGTGCTTGCTTTCGGACGACGAGTATGAGAGCTGGAAGGGGGTGATGAGGAAGGACGGCGTGGATGaggggaagaggagggagttgctggaggagctgttTGAGGATGGATTTCCGGATTGGGCaggggatgaggatgaggaggggCACGAGGGGCATGGGCACTGATTGATAAGAAGTTGAAGTCTGTGTGGAATTATTGAAGATTAGATGGATGATCTGAGCATGAATCATATGGCAGCATGATTATAGAGATGACTTCTAGAACGATCGGGATAGAGCTGAGATCAAGTGAGGCTGGTGCAGTTTCCGCCACCGCCACAAGGCACAAACCACGCATCTTGGCTTAGAAAGCTGACAACGGCACAAACCACGCGGCACAAATGGCGTGGCACAAATAACGCAGCGCTGGGTATATAAGACCAGCGAGTTCTCTGGAAACAAgagaatttcttctttttaccaTCATTAAACAAACAATCAATCACTCTTCAAATACAAACAACCTCATTTACTTTACTTTTACCAAAGTAATCATTTTTCCCACCACTTCATCCAATATGCCCGGCAACTGTGGCTGTTCTTCTACTGCCGACTGCAACTGTGGCTCCAGCTGTATGTGTCAGCGCCTTTGAAACCAGCCATGGATGGAGCAACTTACTAATTGGGACTCCTTTACAGGCTCTTGCTCAAACTGCTCTCATTAAAAGACGGCTCGGCTTATTGCAACACTGCTGCACAACATCAATCAAGACAACTACTCTCGCAAGAGAACACCGACATGGCATCCTACTGCCGCAACATCTGAAGATGGATATcactctttttctttttggcgtTCAACTATACTCGGGGACTTGGGCTAGCTAGCACTGGATTAAAATCAATTATAAATTCACATTCCTTcttgaaaaagaagccttAATTCTTGTCAATGTGCCAATGTCCTGTAAATGTAGCAGCAGGACCCTGCATTCTGCAGCCAGGATTTCCCCGGATTTGGACCTCGCCGTCAGCCGAACAAGTCCTAGGGTCCATGCCAAGTGCAATCTCCAGAGCTGATGCCGCCGCTAACTGCCCCCTAAGCTACGGGGCATCAGGCTTGAGAATGGAGCGCTGCAAGGCACTGGCGACGCTCCGTTCAGCAGCCAGCTGTACCAAGGCAGGTAGCCAGTACCCTTGTCTAGTCATCCCTCTCACCGCAACTCAGGTACCCGCTACCTGCCCTGCGCGCTCCCCGGGAATGCTGCCCAGGATTCACATGTGAAATCGATCCGGGCAGTCTCACGTGGCCTCGCCGCTGTCATGCTCAGCTCCAAAGACGATGCAGAGACGATTGCGGCCCTGCTGACCCCCATTCGCGGTGCTTGTGCCTGGAGGACGTGCAGGTATTAATCCCGCTCTTGCTCTGGCTTCCTTGATTCTTTTTCAATTCTGTCTTTTCACGTTTCCGCTTTGCCCTGGGGTTCTTGTGAAGAATAAACtccagcgcagcgcagctcAGCACAGCTCAGCTTGCTTGTGACAGACACGCCGCCGTTCAATGACGTTT is a window encoding:
- a CDS encoding uncharacterized protein (EggNog:ENOG41), whose translation is MGLRRTSKAKSGNDKRAKKNVVVPSKPLPVTLLSGFLGAGKTTLLQHILRSDHGLRIAVVVNDIGAINVDASLIKNTHRLTKTEEKVIALQNGCICCTLRGDLLEELVRLSQLQQFDYVIIESSGISEPEQVAETFDTRLAEQMSLMTEGEGTAGLDKDMIKVLNQLKQAGGLDKFARLDTTVTVIDAFTMLNDFDTADLLSGRRDDVTPEDERTVSDLMVDQIEFADVIILNKIDMVNGEVKAQILDLVKQLNHRAKILESKYGKVDVKELVNTGLFSLEIAQAGYGWLQDLHAMTVREVNGKNVVTPKPETEEYNVQSFIYTRYRPFHPRKLYALLYDKFILQMEHPDEDEEEDDEEDGEEQEASDTEDAGMVDYEDVTSINSSSGDVAEQHASSSPSGAPSTPATAPSLDDDSKDSNTMDLDMVTPSNDAILANKRAHPTLARLFRSKGEYFLATRPHRAGEWSQAGGHAHPHRRTIMVLHFAGRRIHHRERRCRCLGQARHC
- a CDS encoding uncharacterized protein (EggNog:ENOG41); amino-acid sequence: MLDACLLSDDEYESWKGVMRKDGVDEGKRRELLEELFEDGFPDWAGDEDEEGHEGHGH